A genomic window from Halorubrum trapanicum includes:
- a CDS encoding site-specific integrase, with the protein MTDTPEEKYASIQQTVWGDEDTFEIDGYVDTGKLTQAEAERIQELCDAFDGEKLDRQNHTEKKQSFEPDKRKDKSYSTLWGWMYRLSRMGRDLKNADFTVDTLTEAEAADLNDLMERGYYKAEVPNCNGMSKGTIRTYQFALRIFYRYHSDLGVDPEHIAIYSEDGDSSVDPDDMLTRDEIERLKDAADHPRDKMILTLLLYTGMRSNALRTLRVKDVKHLNDENKTGRYRFNPSVDHGLKGADDRNGWRPLLLAEGAVRQWVNNYHPARGDADFEECFLITGKPNYGKSNPRSPVGNNCLRYVLNTLQNETGIEKPLNPHSLRHNFVTICKRDYDMDNDTIKWLIGHTKDSQVMETTYSHLSDMDFREKAEEKAGLIDETSRSTLTPKQCSCGEKVAPTAKACPNCGMLFSPDARAVEEETEQQVKDTYKEAGKAGDVQAIDDVDELLENPAVKQALIEKLQED; encoded by the coding sequence ATGACCGACACACCCGAAGAAAAGTACGCATCGATACAGCAAACCGTTTGGGGTGATGAGGACACCTTTGAGATTGACGGCTACGTTGATACTGGAAAATTAACCCAAGCCGAAGCCGAGCGGATCCAAGAGCTGTGTGACGCCTTTGACGGCGAGAAGCTTGACCGTCAGAACCACACCGAAAAGAAACAGTCCTTCGAGCCCGACAAGCGGAAGGACAAGAGCTATTCGACATTGTGGGGATGGATGTATCGCCTTTCGCGGATGGGGAGAGATCTAAAGAACGCTGATTTCACTGTGGACACGTTGACCGAAGCCGAAGCGGCGGATCTCAACGATTTGATGGAACGGGGCTACTACAAAGCAGAGGTGCCGAACTGTAACGGCATGAGCAAGGGGACTATCCGGACCTATCAGTTTGCTCTCCGCATTTTCTACCGATATCACTCCGATCTCGGCGTTGACCCGGAGCACATAGCGATTTACAGCGAAGATGGTGATAGCTCCGTGGACCCCGACGATATGCTCACACGGGACGAAATAGAACGGCTCAAAGACGCTGCGGACCACCCGCGTGACAAGATGATCCTGACGTTGCTCCTGTACACCGGGATGCGGAGCAACGCGCTCCGTACGCTCCGTGTGAAGGACGTAAAACACCTCAACGACGAGAATAAGACGGGCCGCTATCGCTTCAATCCCAGCGTGGACCACGGCCTGAAAGGTGCCGACGACAGGAACGGGTGGCGGCCACTCCTATTGGCCGAGGGGGCGGTTCGGCAGTGGGTGAATAATTACCACCCCGCAAGAGGAGATGCTGATTTTGAAGAGTGTTTCCTGATTACTGGAAAACCGAACTACGGGAAGTCGAACCCAAGAAGCCCGGTCGGGAATAACTGTCTTCGGTACGTGTTGAACACGCTCCAAAATGAGACGGGCATCGAGAAGCCACTCAACCCGCACTCACTGCGTCACAACTTCGTGACGATCTGTAAGCGCGATTACGATATGGATAATGACACGATCAAGTGGTTGATTGGACACACCAAAGACAGTCAGGTGATGGAAACAACCTACAGCCACCTGTCAGACATGGACTTTCGGGAGAAGGCCGAAGAAAAGGCCGGATTGATTGACGAAACCAGCCGGAGCACACTCACACCCAAGCAGTGTAGTTGTGGCGAGAAAGTCGCACCGACCGCGAAGGCGTGCCCAAACTGTGGGATGCTGTTCAGCCCCGACGCGCGGGCGGTTGAAGAGGAAACGGAACAGCAAGTCAAAGACACTTATAAAGAAGCAGGGAAGGCCGGCGATGTTCAAGCCATTGACGACGTTGACGAACTACTCGAAAATCCCGCTGTCAAACAAGCACTAATTGAGAAGCTCCAAGAAGATTAG